In one window of Camelina sativa cultivar DH55 chromosome 15, Cs, whole genome shotgun sequence DNA:
- the LOC104745467 gene encoding basic endochitinase B-like, translating to MEKENHSRKMKTNLLLFLLFSLLLSLSSAEQCGRQAGGALCPNGLCCSEFGWCGNTEPYCKVPGCQSQCTPGGTPPVPPGGTPPGPPGDLSGIISRSQFEDMLKHRNDAACLAKGFYTYDAFINAANSFPGFGTTGDTATRKKEVAAFFGQTSHETTGGWPTAPDGPYSWGYCFKQERDPPSNYCEPSAAWPCARDKRYYGRGPMQLTWNYNYGQCARAIGVDLLNNPDLVANDAVIAFKAAIWFWMTAQPPKPSCHAVIAGQWQPSDADRAAGRLPGYGVITNIINGGLECGRGQDGRVADRIGFYQRYCNIFGVNPGGNLDCYNQRSFVNGLLNAAIL from the exons atggaaaaagaaaaccattCGAGGAAAATGAAGACTAATCTTTTGCTGTTTCTCCTCTTCTCACTTCTTTTATCACTTTCATCAGCCGAGCAATGTGGTCGTCAAGCCGGAGGAGCACTCTGTCCCAACGGTCTATGCTGCAGTGAGTTCGGATGGTGCGGTAACACCGAACCTTACTGTAAGGTGCCTGGCTGCCAAAGCCAGTGCACTCCCGGCGGTACTCCTCCTGTTCCCCCCGGTGGTACTCCTCCTGGTCCCCCCGGCGATCTTTCGGGCATCATTTCAAGATCTCAGTTCGAAGATATGCTTAAGCATAGGAACGACGCTGCTTGTCTTGCTAAAGGTTTCTACACTTACGACGCCTTTATCAACGCTGCAAATTCCTTCCCTGGCTTTGGCACCACCGGAGACACAGCCACAAGGAAGAAGGAGGTCGCCGCCTTCTTCGGCCAGACTTCCCACGAAACCACAG GTGGGTGGCCAACAGCACCGGACGGACCATATTCATGGGGCTACTGTTTCAAGCAAGAACGTGATCCTCCTTCAAACTACTGTGAACCGAGCGCCGCGTGGCCATGCGCACGAGACAAACGCTACTACGGAAGAGGACCGATGCAGCTGACGTGGAACTACAACTACGGTCAATGCGCAAGAGCCATAGGAGTTGACTTACTCAACAACCCTGACCTCGTAGCCAACGACGCAGTGATCGCTTTCAAAGCCGCGATTTGGTTCTGGATGACTGCTCAGCCTCCAAAACCGTCGTGCCACGCCGTTATCGCCGGCCAATGGCAGCCGTCAGACGCTGACCGTGCCGCCGGGAGATTACCAGGTTACGGAGTGATTACGAACATCATTAACGGTGGATTGGAGTGCGGGCGTGGTCAAGACGGGAGAGTAGCGGATCGTATAGGGTTTTATCAGAGGTATTGTAACATATTTGGGGTTAATCCTGGAGGGAACCTTGATTGTTACAACCAAAGGTCCTTTGTTAACGGCCTCCTCAACGCTGCTATTTTATAA
- the LOC109129325 gene encoding uncharacterized protein LOC109129325, with amino-acid sequence MAGFPGFSYLGPKSKNTVVAGGLTAFVFGVYFYTMRLVGGTDELQVAIDKFEGQKPVETDTKVPSKV; translated from the coding sequence ATGGCTGGATTTCCAGGTTTTAGTTACCTTGGTCCAAAAAGCAAGAACACGGTTGTAGCGGGAGGATTAACggcttttgtttttggggtaTACTTCTACACAATGAGGCTTGTTGGTGGCACGGACGAACTTCAGGTGGCTATTGACAAGTTCGAAGGCCAAAAACCAGTTGAGACTGACACCAAGGTTCCATCTAAAGTCTAA
- the LOC109129324 gene encoding uncharacterized protein LOC109129324 yields MAGFPGFSYLGPKSKNTVVAGGLTAFVFGVYFYTMRTVGGTDKLHVAIDKFEGQKPVETDTKVPSKV; encoded by the coding sequence ATGGCGGGATTTCCAGGTTTTAGTTACCTTGGTCCAAAAAGCAAGAACACGGTTGTAGCGGGAGGATTAACggcttttgtttttggggtaTACTTCTACACAATGAGGACTGTTGGTGGCACGGACAAACTTCATGTGGCTATTGACAAGTTCGAAGGCCAAAAACCAGTTGAGACCGACACCAAGGTTCCATCTAAAGTCTAA